The proteins below come from a single Mycobacterium parmense genomic window:
- the rsgA gene encoding ribosome small subunit-dependent GTPase A, translating into MKPGDYDESDVRVRSGRGSRPRTKTRPEHADAEAAMVVSVDRGRWGCVLDGDPERRVTAMRARELGRTPIVVGDDVDLVGDLSGRPDTLARIVRRAERRTVLRRTADDSDPTERVVVANADQLLIVVAMADPPPRSGLVDRALIAAYAGGLTPILCLTKTDLAPPGPFAEQFVDLDLTVVVAGRDDPLLAVADLLAGRITVLLGHSGVGKSTLVNRLVPEAERAVGEVTDFGRGRHTSTQSVALPLATSGWVVDTPGIRSFGLAHIEPDDVLMAFSDLADAIARCPRGCGHMGPPADPECALDALSGPAARRVAAARRLLAALHQG; encoded by the coding sequence TTGAAACCCGGCGACTACGACGAGTCCGACGTCAGGGTCCGCTCTGGCCGGGGCTCGCGGCCGCGGACCAAGACCCGTCCCGAGCACGCCGACGCCGAGGCGGCCATGGTGGTCAGCGTGGACCGCGGCCGCTGGGGCTGCGTGCTCGACGGCGATCCTGAACGCCGGGTGACCGCCATGCGGGCGCGCGAACTCGGCCGCACGCCGATCGTCGTCGGCGACGACGTCGACCTGGTCGGCGACCTGTCGGGACGCCCGGACACCCTGGCCCGCATCGTGCGCCGGGCCGAGCGGCGAACCGTGTTGCGCCGCACCGCCGACGACAGCGATCCCACCGAGCGAGTGGTGGTCGCCAACGCCGACCAACTGCTGATCGTGGTCGCGATGGCCGACCCGCCGCCGCGCAGCGGGCTGGTCGACCGGGCGCTGATCGCCGCCTACGCCGGCGGGCTGACGCCTATCCTGTGCCTGACCAAGACCGACCTCGCCCCGCCCGGGCCGTTCGCCGAGCAGTTCGTCGACCTCGACCTGACGGTGGTGGTCGCCGGGCGCGACGATCCCCTGCTGGCGGTGGCCGACCTGCTCGCCGGCAGGATCACCGTCCTGCTCGGCCACTCCGGGGTCGGCAAGTCGACGCTGGTGAATCGCCTGGTGCCCGAGGCCGAACGGGCCGTCGGCGAAGTCACCGACTTCGGCCGCGGACGGCACACCTCCACCCAATCGGTGGCACTTCCGCTGGCGACGTCGGGCTGGGTGGTCGACACCCCGGGCATCCGGTCGTTCGGGCTGGCCCACATCGAGCCCGACGACGTGCTGATGGCTTTCTCGGACCTGGCCGACGCGATTGCGCGGTGCCCGCGCGGCTGCGGGCACATGGGGCCGCCGGCCGACCCCGAATGCGCGCTGGACGCCCTGTCCGGACCCGCCGCCCGCCGGGTCGCCGCGGCCCGGCGCCTGCTCGCGGCGCTGCACCAGGGCTGA
- a CDS encoding winged helix-turn-helix transcriptional regulator, with amino-acid sequence MTMLQGPLADREAWSAVGECAIEKTMAVVGTKSAMLIMREAYYGTTRFDDFARRVGITKAATSARLAELVDLGLLTRRPYREPGQRSRDEYVLTDAGIDFMPVVWAMFEWGRRHLPGRNRLRLTHLGCGAEAGVEIRCAEGHLVPPDELGVRLAKSP; translated from the coding sequence ATGACAATGCTGCAGGGACCGCTGGCCGACCGGGAAGCTTGGTCGGCGGTCGGCGAGTGCGCCATCGAGAAGACCATGGCCGTCGTCGGCACCAAGTCGGCGATGCTCATCATGCGCGAGGCCTACTACGGCACCACCCGGTTCGACGACTTCGCGCGCCGGGTGGGCATCACCAAGGCGGCCACCTCGGCGCGGCTCGCCGAGCTGGTGGACCTGGGCCTGCTGACGCGACGGCCCTACCGCGAACCCGGGCAGCGCAGCCGCGACGAATACGTGCTCACCGACGCCGGAATCGACTTCATGCCGGTGGTGTGGGCCATGTTCGAGTGGGGCAGGCGGCATCTGCCGGGACGCAATCGCCTGCGGCTCACCCATCTGGGCTGCGGCGCCGAGGCGGGCGTGGAAATTCGTTGCGCCGAGGGGCATCTGGTGCCGCCCGACGAACTCGGGGTACGGCTGGCAAAATCGCCCTGA
- a CDS encoding thiolase family protein translates to MINDRDAVIVGAVRTPVGKGKASGGLHDVLPADLLAHSLRELVERTGVDPAQVDDVIAGAVTQVGDQAVNIARNALLGAGLPESVPGVTIDRQCGSSQQAISFAAQGVLAGSYDLVIAAGVESMGRVPMGSSVLPGSNPFGDDMTRRYPEGLVPQGISAELIAAKWGFSRTQLDEFSAASHDKAARATKDGLFDNELIATAGLSVDESIRPGTTAETLAGLKPAFYSEAMEARFPQITWSITAGNSSPLSDGSAAVMITSGEVAKKLGLHPLARIHTTTVVGSDPLYMLTGVIPATEKVLRRAGLTLADIDLFEVNEAFAPVVLAWAHDTGADLAKTNVNGGAIAIGHPLGASGARIMTTLVNALQQRGGRYGLQTMCEGGGMANATIIERLD, encoded by the coding sequence ATGATCAACGACCGCGACGCCGTCATCGTCGGTGCCGTCCGCACCCCCGTCGGCAAGGGCAAGGCCAGCGGCGGGCTGCACGACGTGCTGCCCGCCGACCTGCTGGCGCACAGCCTGCGTGAACTGGTCGAACGCACCGGGGTCGACCCGGCGCAGGTCGACGACGTGATCGCCGGGGCGGTCACCCAGGTAGGCGACCAGGCGGTCAACATCGCGCGCAATGCGTTGCTGGGCGCCGGCCTCCCGGAGTCGGTTCCCGGCGTCACGATCGACCGGCAGTGCGGCAGCAGCCAGCAGGCCATCAGCTTCGCCGCGCAGGGCGTGCTCGCCGGTTCCTACGACCTGGTCATCGCGGCCGGCGTGGAGTCAATGGGCCGCGTCCCGATGGGCAGCTCGGTGCTGCCCGGCAGCAACCCCTTCGGCGACGACATGACGCGCCGCTACCCCGAGGGCCTGGTGCCCCAGGGCATCAGCGCCGAGTTGATCGCCGCCAAGTGGGGCTTCTCGCGCACCCAGCTCGACGAGTTCTCGGCCGCCAGCCACGACAAGGCCGCCCGGGCCACCAAGGACGGGCTCTTCGACAACGAGCTGATCGCCACCGCCGGGTTGTCCGTCGACGAATCCATCCGGCCGGGCACGACGGCCGAGACGCTGGCCGGGCTGAAACCAGCGTTCTACAGCGAAGCGATGGAAGCGCGTTTCCCGCAGATCACTTGGTCGATCACGGCGGGCAACTCCTCGCCGCTGTCCGACGGCAGCGCCGCGGTGATGATCACCAGCGGCGAGGTCGCCAAGAAGCTGGGGCTGCACCCGCTGGCCCGCATCCACACCACCACCGTGGTGGGCTCCGACCCGCTCTACATGCTGACCGGCGTCATCCCCGCCACCGAGAAGGTGCTGCGCCGCGCCGGCCTGACGCTGGCCGACATCGACCTGTTCGAGGTCAACGAAGCCTTCGCGCCGGTGGTCCTCGCCTGGGCACACGACACCGGCGCCGACCTGGCCAAGACCAACGTCAACGGCGGCGCCATCGCGATCGGCCACCCGCTGGGCGCCAGCGGCGCCCGCATCATGACCACGCTGGTCAACGCTTTGCAGCAGCGCGGCGGGCGCTACGGGCTACAGACCATGTGCGAGGGCGGCGGGATGGCCAACGCCACCATCATCGAGCGATTGGATTAA
- a CDS encoding DUF302 domain-containing protein, with protein MAGSQTRFDGVRVRYDSEKSYEALLAALLDDIGDKPVPINTVATDTGNWQEYQERVEPQVGPSGFMLFSLINHGAWITKAGIDRKLMRVILGNPLIAITMLRHDVTAGLFAPVELLLTDEGDGRSSLTYVKPSSLMVIEPNHELRSAAEELDAKLAALAEKVTSAS; from the coding sequence ATGGCAGGATCACAGACCCGCTTCGACGGCGTGCGGGTGCGCTACGACAGCGAGAAGAGTTACGAGGCCCTGCTCGCCGCCCTGCTGGACGACATCGGCGACAAGCCGGTGCCGATCAACACTGTCGCCACCGACACCGGGAACTGGCAGGAATACCAGGAGCGGGTCGAACCCCAGGTCGGGCCTAGCGGATTCATGCTGTTCTCCCTGATCAACCACGGCGCATGGATCACCAAGGCCGGCATCGACCGCAAGCTGATGCGCGTCATTCTCGGCAACCCGCTGATCGCCATCACGATGCTGCGCCACGACGTGACCGCGGGCCTGTTCGCCCCCGTCGAATTGCTGCTCACCGACGAAGGCGACGGCCGCAGCAGCTTGACCTACGTCAAGCCGTCGTCGCTGATGGTCATCGAACCCAATCACGAATTGCGCAGCGCCGCAGAGGAACTCGACGCCAAGCTGGCGGCACTGGCCGAGAAGGTGACCAGCGCCTCCTGA
- a CDS encoding quinone oxidoreductase family protein: protein MKAWLWDGHAGIDHLTLADAPDPVPEEGEVVIQVHYAGLNPADRMMAERRYPYPVYPPAPHVLGRDGVGEVIKVGKGVEDVQVGEHRVLLRSDVGLLRWGMFAEQASIPAVNLAEIPAGWTEEQSSGAAVVYLSAYRALTMWEPLKPNSVVLVTGASGGVGVAAVQLAAAMGHTVVALSRSEEKQRRLKELGATFTFNPEDPQWRARVKDALNGGGVNLAVDTIGGTLLPEVIDTMGDSGRLSLVGELGGPVPNFYTGTLFSRWLRIGAMALSYYTPEQHRAGWHDLLGILARSGARPLVDRAFPFEQLPQAFERLADGPMGKVVIEVKP, encoded by the coding sequence ATGAAAGCGTGGCTGTGGGATGGACATGCAGGGATAGATCACCTGACCCTGGCTGACGCGCCTGATCCGGTTCCAGAGGAAGGCGAGGTGGTCATACAAGTCCACTACGCCGGCTTAAATCCGGCCGACCGGATGATGGCGGAGAGGCGCTACCCATATCCGGTATACCCTCCTGCGCCGCACGTGCTGGGGCGGGATGGCGTCGGGGAAGTAATCAAAGTTGGCAAAGGCGTCGAGGATGTGCAGGTGGGCGAGCACCGCGTTCTTCTGCGCAGTGACGTCGGGCTTCTCCGCTGGGGCATGTTTGCCGAACAAGCGTCCATACCGGCGGTTAACTTAGCGGAGATCCCCGCAGGTTGGACCGAAGAGCAGTCGTCGGGCGCCGCGGTCGTTTATCTATCGGCGTACCGTGCGCTCACCATGTGGGAACCGCTCAAGCCAAATTCAGTGGTCCTGGTCACCGGCGCGTCGGGAGGGGTCGGAGTTGCGGCTGTGCAACTGGCGGCGGCGATGGGCCACACGGTCGTGGCGCTTTCGCGCAGCGAGGAAAAGCAACGACGCCTCAAGGAACTCGGAGCGACGTTCACATTCAACCCTGAGGACCCGCAGTGGCGAGCTCGCGTAAAGGATGCCCTGAATGGAGGTGGGGTGAACCTGGCGGTCGACACGATCGGGGGCACGCTGCTTCCTGAAGTCATCGATACGATGGGCGATTCGGGAAGACTCAGCTTGGTGGGAGAACTCGGAGGCCCGGTGCCCAACTTTTACACGGGCACGCTCTTTTCGCGCTGGCTCCGAATTGGCGCAATGGCTCTCAGCTACTACACACCGGAGCAGCATCGCGCCGGCTGGCACGACCTCTTGGGCATATTGGCCCGCTCTGGCGCACGGCCTCTGGTCGACCGTGCGTTTCCGTTCGAGCAGTTGCCGCAAGCCTTCGAACGCCTAGCGGACGGCCCGATGGGCAAAGTGGTGATCGAGGTAAAGCCATGA
- a CDS encoding cupin domain-containing protein codes for MTNNPADGAAQPSVDDRTVPSPNPPGSNTPPPQLLPEGPGIGSAAWPSEQTTPVGRGEQIAGGTDPDHPHLFHLADWGGNVFPGGSLQGANSENWPILVGQKGAVYLARLAVGGIREPHWHPSAWEVNVVLAGLSRWVFVGPNGTQDVFEAGKGDVIFAPQGHYHYFENASATEELVALIVFNSDAAEPKDDIGIGQSLTAIPNDVLSAVLGVPISIFEQIPTVAGRIVIAKRPEGQTGARQAVP; via the coding sequence ATGACGAATAATCCAGCGGATGGTGCGGCGCAGCCGTCGGTCGACGACCGCACGGTGCCGTCACCGAATCCGCCCGGCTCGAACACCCCGCCCCCGCAGCTCTTGCCGGAGGGCCCTGGGATCGGCAGTGCGGCCTGGCCTAGCGAGCAGACCACGCCGGTCGGTCGTGGCGAACAGATTGCCGGAGGCACGGACCCCGATCATCCGCACCTGTTTCACCTGGCCGACTGGGGAGGCAACGTCTTCCCCGGCGGCAGCCTGCAAGGCGCCAACAGCGAGAACTGGCCGATACTGGTCGGCCAGAAGGGAGCGGTCTATCTGGCGCGACTGGCTGTCGGCGGCATTCGAGAACCGCACTGGCATCCCAGCGCGTGGGAAGTCAACGTGGTGCTGGCCGGGTTGAGCCGATGGGTGTTCGTCGGACCCAACGGCACCCAGGACGTCTTCGAGGCCGGCAAAGGCGACGTCATCTTCGCACCGCAGGGTCACTATCATTACTTCGAAAACGCCAGTGCCACAGAGGAATTGGTGGCGCTGATCGTATTCAACTCAGACGCCGCGGAACCGAAAGACGACATCGGCATTGGTCAGTCTCTCACCGCCATACCCAACGACGTGCTCTCAGCGGTGTTGGGCGTGCCCATCTCCATCTTCGAGCAGATTCCCACCGTTGCGGGCCGCATCGTCATCGCCAAGCGTCCCGAAGGGCAGACGGGGGCCAGACAGGCCGTGCCGTGA